TTGTAGTGTTATTGGTGTCAGGCACCCTTCGTGGACATTTTGCCATTTTGTACACCTGGGGTGGACAGTGAGGATACTATTAAGATTCAGATGTTATTTTTCAGTACGAAATTTATTACGATAGGATGAATCAATACTTTTGCATTAGAATAGAAATTTTTTATTAGTTCTAAGTTCTTATTCTATTAAAAAAGCAGTCTATCCTATAATGGATAGCCCGCATTTTGTTTTTATTTACCTATCTCTCGTATAGCTCAATTGGGAGCCCATCTGGATCGGTAAAGAAAGTGAATTTCTTGCTTGTTATCGAATCAACACGGATGGCTTCAACCGTTATGTGGTGATTCTCTAACTCTTTCACTGCTTCTTCAATACCATCCACCTCAAAGGCAATATGTCTTAATCCAGCTGCTTCCGGATAGCTTAGCCGTGCTGGCGGATTCGGGAACGAAAACAACTCAATTTGATAATGTCCTCCAACTTCCAAATCAAGCTTATAGGAATCCCTTTCCTCGCGATAAACTTCACGCGCTGGCGTCAGTCCAAGAACCCGAACATAGAAATCCTTTGATTTTTGATAATCCGAACAAATAACAGCAATATGATGAATTTTCTTTAACTTCATATCACCTTATCCCCCTTTTAAATGATAAAAAAACCAAAGCCCCCTTGTCTAGAAAATAAACATGGGGGCAATATTAGCATATGAAACAGGCGTCCAATCCTTAACAAAAATTGTCCTCTTGCCATGTGTCCACGACTGGTGAAGCACCCGGTTGGCGATTATCGCCATGAACCAACAAGATATCAGGTTTTACTTCGGCAAGAACTTGATTAAGCCCTTCTAAACTACAAGTCGTAACATCAATTATTGATTATCTTACCTTCATGATTTTCAAGTCGTAATCTGGTGTAATATCAAAAATATTCAAGACCTAGTCGAGCATTTCGCGATGCTGTGCAGTAACCGTGACGATTGATTTGATATGATCAGGATATTTTTCTAATTCTTTGACAAGTGGAGCCATTTTAATCTCTTCTGGCCTAGTTCCGAACA
The DNA window shown above is from Neobacillus sp. WH10 and carries:
- a CDS encoding VOC family protein; this encodes MKLKKIHHIAVICSDYQKSKDFYVRVLGLTPAREVYREERDSYKLDLEVGGHYQIELFSFPNPPARLSYPEAAGLRHIAFEVDGIEEAVKELENHHITVEAIRVDSITSKKFTFFTDPDGLPIELYER